A single genomic interval of Salvelinus namaycush isolate Seneca chromosome 41, SaNama_1.0, whole genome shotgun sequence harbors:
- the LOC120034001 gene encoding protein phosphatase 1 regulatory subunit 27-like has product MTKPVRAVHFSNDIIFQDLVRHGEMEQIGRFMRAKKVSLHTLFPSGMAALHEAVLTGNLDCVKLLVKYGADVHQRDEDGWTPLHMACSDGFPEIASYLLSLGASAFAENENGEKPADLIDPDCKELVNLFEAGCV; this is encoded by the exons CCAGTCCGGGCTGTACACTTCTCCAATGACATTATCTTCCAGGACCTTGTCCGACATGGTGAGATGGAGCAGATTGGACGCTTTATGAGAGCGAAGAAAGTAAGTCTGCATACCCTCTTCCCATCTG GTATGGCAGCACTCCATGAGGCCGTACTCACAGGGAACCTGGATTGCGTGAAGCTGCTGGTGAAATATGGAGCTGATGTCCACCAGAGAGATGAGGACGGCTGGACGCCGCTGCACATGGCCTGCAGTGATGGCTTCCCCGAAATCGCCAG CTACCTGCTCTCTCTTGGTGCCAGTGCATTTGCAGAGAACGAGAACGGGGAGAAGCCAGCAGACCTCATTGACCCAGACTGTAAGGAGCTGGTCAATCTATTTGAGGCAGGCTGTGTGTAA